Below is a window of Apodemus sylvaticus chromosome 5, mApoSyl1.1, whole genome shotgun sequence DNA.
AGAACCAGGTTCTACAAACTGGGGTGCTCAGCCACTAACAACTCCAATCAACGGACCCCAAGTGCGTCCCTGGTTTCTGTTGCTCTCCCTTTCTTAATGCAAACAAGGCAGTGAACATTGTCTTTCTTCTGGGGCTCAGATTTCACTCCCTGTATCACGGATGTCCAGCAGCAACCTATGGACCCTTAACACCCTGTGCTTACTTTCAGAGTCTTCCTGCCTCACAAGCATGGCTTTAAAACCACACAACCCAAAGCCCTTTTACTTTGTACTCTGAGaatctcatatacatacacagtgtGCTCTGATTACCACCAGTCTCGTCATCTCCTGTATCTTTCTCATCCTGATCACTGCCACTCCCCCTTACAAGTCCCTTTCTCACACAATcatacctttttgttttgttttgtaaccaACTGAGTTTAACCAGGGCTACTAACATGACTACTAGTCTGGACTGTCCATTGGAATTTAACAGGCTCACCACTGGGCACACAAATGAATGTAGTGTCTGCTCCAAACAGAGAGCTTTGTAATCCTATCTTCCATCTAATGGAAAAAGCAGCTAATCCTTAAGCCCATGGCTTGTGCTAGAAAACAGAGGTCACAGGGACTCAAGAGAACTCATTGGTGTGGAGAAAGAACTCATCTGCAATAATACCTTATACCAATATAAGCAAGAAACCAATTTTAAGaacaaacaagataatatcatTAAATGTTAAATATGATTGCATAGGTGGTATACATTTAGTAATATAAACTGTGTTCAGAAAAGCACTGAAAAGTGCTCCCGTAATGTAGTGATTCAGGACTGATTGTTAACCCAGTTTGCCTACTCTCCCTTTACTAAGTAAGTGTTCATTTTACCAGGGGTTTCTCTTCATCTTTCTAAAAGTTTGTAACAATAATACTTCAAATGGGTATCATTTCCATAGTGGACCCAAGGCTTCCTTATatatcacaaataaaaatttgGGATAAATATCTTTCCCACTTGGTAGAAACATACCTTGATCTTGATCTTGGTCTTTAGTTTGTCAGTGTATATGTTATCCCTTAAGTTGAGCTTGATATAGGCCTGCCCCTCCCTTTGTAAAATAGTTATCATgattaaaatttttttgttgttgttcttgtaatttctttctgtattgtgCAAGATATCCTTGATAGGATTGGGAGCGCTCTTGTCCAAATTGTCGCTGTTGTCCAAACTGGGATAAGTCTTCCTCTGTTTTCATCTGTTGGGTAGATTTCTGTTGCACAGAGAGGTCATCGTCTGAGAATTGTTTCCCCACTTGCGACATGCCTTCATCCATGGCAAATCCTTTGTGTTGAGCTTGTTGAGAAAAGCCTTTGAGGGATTTTTGTTGGCCATAGGACTTTAGTTGGGAACTTTGAGATTTTACTTGGCTAAAGGAGGATTgtttttgggatttttgttgACCATAGGATTTTAGTTGGGCATCTTGGGATTTTAGTTGGCTGAAAGAGTTCAGTTGAGCTTCTTCACCATAAGATTTTCTTTGACCAAAGGATTTTATTTGGCCACCTTGGGATTTTACTTGTCCATAGGATTTCAGTCGGGCATTTTGGGCCTTCACTTGTCCGAAGGATTTGACCTGGGATTCTTGGGATTTCGTCTGTCCGTAGGCTTTCACTTGCCCAAAGGATTTCACCTGGGATCCACTGGATTTCAGTTGCCCATAGGATTTTAGTTGACCACCTTGGGATTTTGTCTGTCCAAAGGATTTTATTTGGGATCCACTAGATTTCAGCTGTCCAAAGGATTTTACTTGGGACCCACTGGATTTCAGTTGTCCAAAGGATTTTACTTGGGACGAACTGGATTTCACTTGTCCAAAGGATGATCCTCCAGATTTCAGTTGTCCAAAGGATTTTACTTGGGACGAACTAGATTTCACTTGTCCAAAGGATGCTCCTCCGGATTTCAGTTGTCCACCAGATTTCACTTGTCCAAAGGATTTTATTTGGGATTCCTGGGATTTCAGTTGGGATATTTGTCCTTTACGACAAAGAGCTCCCCCTTTTACACTTGTTTGCTCCTGTGAAACccgtgtctgtgtctctgtcatgtcaccaccatcctggccgaacacctggtgTTGTGATTGCATGAAAACACTTTCTTCAGCTGCTTCCTCACTTCCACCTTTGATCCCGAAATTGAGATGGCCTTTCTGACCAAGCATGAATCCCGAGGAGCTGCTCTGGAAATGACCTTTTGTCCCACCTGGTAATTGATATAAGAATGTTTAAGTTACACAATCTGTACAGTCCTTCCAAGTCTTATTTCCAAAATTTCCCCATAAAATGATTGATGTTCCCGCAAGGGTTTTGGGCTTTGGTAGAGAAGAATtaggtctcaaaaaaaaaatcaccttatgAAAGGATATGCTTACTCCCAGAGCACTCCCTGAGTGATGTTCCCTCTGTCCACCATCCCCATATACTCACCATATTGTCCAACCACAGGTGCTTGCCTTTCCAGAATGAGGAGCAGAGAAAGGATGAACACAGAGGACTTCATCTTGTCAAGAAGGACCTTCACTGAGAGCTGAGCTGACTTGCATATTTATATCTTCTCTGGCTGGATATACCATGGATATGGCTGAAGCTACAAAAGGCACTAccccctcctttttttaaaaaaaattatctctaaATGTCAACTTCCTCCCCTCTGCGCAGTTGGGGACATTGGTAATGTTCCCAGGTAATGTGCACAGGGACACAATGTCAGAGACCTTTTTCTATGTCATAAACCTCAGTAAATATTTATCAATCCTCTGACTTTATCACATACCCTTTGCAAACAAAGTGTGTTTTctagtatatttattttatgcattttctttttataaggacATGATtggactttttattttcaaacaaaatcCAGAGTAGAGtgggggaggtttttttttttttttaatgctctgAGAGTAACCAGGGCCTGATCAAATTTTCCTAATCACACTGTAGTGGGGCTGACACCGCCTAGCATGACACCTCACAGAAACCCATGAAATTGCTTGTTTTACATTGAATTTGACTTAGCTTGTCATTTACATGCAAAGGCACAGGAGACGAATGAACACAAGGAAGCTCTGAATAGAATGCAAAGAACCAATGGAGATGAAGATGTAGCCATGTTGTAGACCACTAGCCTAGCAATCATGAGGCTCTTGAGTCAAACCTCAGTCCTGGAAAAATAATAATTGGGGTGCTTTAATGTCCAAAAGTAACTGTGAGTCATAGAACTATGGACATTGATGTGCCAGTGTCTGCATTTTTCTAACAGAGACTCGGGTGCTTGCTTTTATGAAATATTGACGAGAGAAGATGGTGGAAGCTGTACTCTCTTAGCTTCAGTGTTTCAAGTAGTCTGTGTGCAGTGAAATGAATTTGGGAGTACATCTGGAAG
It encodes the following:
- the LOC127684688 gene encoding seminal vesicle secretory protein 2-like, giving the protein MKSSVFILSLLLILERQAPVVGQYGGTKGHFQSSSSGFMLGQKGHLNFGIKGGSEEAAEESVFMQSQHQVFGQDGGDMTETQTRVSQEQTSVKGGALCRKGQISQLKSQESQIKSFGQVKSGGQLKSGGASFGQVKSSSSQVKSFGQLKSGGSSFGQVKSSSSQVKSFGQLKSSGSQVKSFGQLKSSGSQIKSFGQTKSQGGQIKSFGQRKSYGEEAQLNSFSQLKSQDAQLKSYGQQKSQKQSSFSQVKSQSSQLKSYGQQKSLKGFSQQAQHKGFAMDEGMSQVGKQFSDDDLSVQQKSTQQMKTEEDLSQFGQQRQFGQERSQSYQGYLAQYRKKLQEQQQKNFNHDNYFTKGGAGLYQAQLKG